A DNA window from Hymenobacter aquaticus contains the following coding sequences:
- a CDS encoding ABC transporter permease: MFDLDKWSEIWSTVRRHKLRTGLTAFGVFWGIFMLVVLLGAGKGFRNGVEKEFDVAKNAVFVWTQRTSVPYADLKVGRFIQFTNDDVAALLREVPEAAVVLPRSSLDGAFTVQYGPKSSAFTVNGEYPGYPAVKALHLTAGRFINDVDIDERRKVAIIGDRVAEVLFGTDNPLGQEIRIKGIFFRVVGLFKAEGKPENAQQDAQTIMIPLTALQVTFNQVNKVGYFAFIPKPGIPAAVVETKVKQLLARQHKVAPTDDRAFGSANVEEEYARVQGLFTGISGFSWLVSIGTILAGIIGVSNIMLIVVKERTKEIGIRKALGATPGSIISLIVQESIVITAAAGLVGLLFGTALMAGINSLIAGQDVGFFANPQVDIGVALTAVVLLVVAGGVAGLVPAAIAARVQPVVALKDE; encoded by the coding sequence ATGTTTGACCTCGACAAATGGAGCGAAATCTGGAGCACGGTGCGGCGGCACAAGCTGCGCACGGGGCTCACCGCGTTTGGCGTGTTCTGGGGCATATTCATGCTGGTCGTGCTGCTGGGCGCGGGCAAGGGCTTCCGCAATGGGGTCGAAAAGGAGTTTGACGTGGCCAAAAACGCCGTGTTCGTCTGGACCCAGCGCACGAGCGTGCCCTACGCCGACCTGAAGGTGGGCCGCTTCATCCAGTTTACCAACGATGACGTGGCCGCCCTGCTGCGCGAGGTGCCCGAGGCGGCCGTGGTGCTGCCCCGCAGCTCCCTCGACGGGGCCTTCACGGTGCAGTACGGCCCCAAAAGCTCGGCCTTCACGGTGAATGGCGAATACCCCGGCTACCCCGCCGTGAAGGCCCTGCACCTCACGGCCGGCCGCTTTATCAACGACGTCGACATCGACGAGCGGCGCAAGGTGGCCATCATCGGCGACCGGGTGGCCGAGGTGCTGTTCGGCACCGACAACCCGCTGGGCCAGGAAATCCGCATCAAGGGCATCTTCTTCCGGGTGGTGGGCTTGTTCAAGGCCGAGGGTAAGCCCGAAAATGCCCAGCAGGACGCCCAGACCATCATGATTCCGCTCACGGCCCTGCAAGTCACCTTCAACCAGGTGAACAAGGTGGGCTACTTCGCCTTTATTCCCAAGCCCGGCATTCCGGCCGCCGTGGTCGAAACCAAGGTGAAGCAGCTGCTGGCCCGGCAGCACAAAGTGGCCCCCACCGACGACCGGGCGTTTGGCTCGGCCAACGTGGAGGAGGAATACGCGCGGGTGCAGGGCCTGTTCACCGGTATTTCGGGCTTTAGCTGGCTGGTCAGCATCGGCACCATCCTGGCCGGCATCATTGGGGTCAGCAACATTATGCTCATCGTGGTGAAGGAGCGCACCAAGGAAATCGGCATCCGCAAGGCCCTGGGCGCTACTCCCGGGAGCATCATCAGCCTGATTGTGCAGGAAAGCATCGTTATTACGGCCGCCGCCGGCCTGGTCGGGCTGCTGTTTGGCACGGCTCTTATGGCCGGCATCAACTCGCTCATTGCGGGCCAGGACGTGGGCTTTTTCGCCAATCCGCAGGTCGATATCGGCGTGGCCCTTACGGCCGTGGTGCTGCTGGTGGTGGCCGGCGGCGTGGCGGGCCTCGTGCCAGCCGCCATTGCCGCCCGCGTGCAGCCCGTGGTGGCTCTTAAGGATGAATAA
- a CDS encoding efflux RND transporter periplasmic adaptor subunit — translation MNNQALPDEAVDVEPLTAPARPSHEYQAPYQAPKPPLITMKRIFLGILVLLLLAGFGWLANYFWKQAHTDPITYKTETPFLTDIVKKTVATGSIVPRREVQIKPQVSGIVEELFVEAGEPIKEGQLIARIRTVANAANVNNAQNQIQAARVALETAQTELNRQRPLFEQKVIAEQEYNRLLADVRAKKQALNAAENDLQIAQRGASRNTGGASNTVRSTITGLVLDVPIKVGSSVVERNNFNEGTTIAAIADMKSLVFEGKVDESEVGKVREGMDLNLTVGALEGENFPATLEYIAPKGITEEGAIKFQVRANVRLKPGQFLRAGYSANGDIVLGRRKQVLAIRESLLQFGKINKDSVFVEVQTAPQQFQKRLIKTGLSDGINVEVLSGLKKDDQIKVLGPPAEGEKKG, via the coding sequence ATGAACAACCAAGCACTGCCCGATGAAGCTGTCGACGTGGAGCCGCTCACGGCTCCGGCGCGTCCCTCCCACGAGTATCAGGCGCCATATCAGGCGCCCAAACCACCGTTGATTACTATGAAGCGAATTTTCCTCGGCATCCTGGTGCTGCTGTTGCTGGCCGGGTTTGGCTGGCTGGCCAACTATTTCTGGAAGCAGGCCCACACCGACCCCATCACCTACAAAACCGAAACGCCCTTCCTGACCGACATCGTGAAGAAAACCGTGGCCACGGGCAGCATCGTGCCCCGGCGCGAGGTCCAGATCAAGCCCCAGGTGTCGGGTATCGTGGAAGAGCTGTTCGTGGAAGCCGGGGAGCCCATCAAGGAAGGCCAGCTCATTGCCCGCATCCGCACGGTGGCCAACGCGGCCAACGTGAACAACGCCCAGAACCAGATTCAGGCGGCCCGCGTGGCCCTGGAAACGGCCCAGACCGAGCTAAACCGGCAGCGGCCTTTGTTTGAGCAGAAGGTCATTGCCGAGCAGGAATACAACCGCCTGCTGGCCGACGTGCGCGCCAAAAAGCAGGCCCTGAACGCCGCCGAAAACGACCTGCAGATTGCCCAGCGCGGCGCCTCCCGTAACACCGGCGGGGCCTCCAATACCGTCCGCTCCACCATTACCGGCCTCGTGCTCGACGTGCCCATCAAGGTCGGCTCGTCGGTGGTGGAACGCAACAACTTCAACGAAGGCACCACCATTGCCGCCATTGCCGACATGAAAAGCCTGGTGTTTGAGGGCAAAGTCGACGAGAGCGAAGTGGGCAAGGTGCGCGAAGGCATGGACCTGAACCTGACCGTGGGCGCGCTGGAAGGCGAGAATTTCCCGGCCACCCTCGAATACATTGCCCCCAAGGGCATCACCGAGGAAGGCGCCATCAAGTTTCAGGTGCGGGCCAATGTGCGCCTCAAGCCCGGGCAGTTCCTGAGGGCTGGCTACTCGGCCAACGGCGACATCGTGCTGGGCCGCCGCAAGCAGGTGCTGGCCATCCGGGAGAGCCTGCTGCAGTTCGGTAAAATCAACAAGGATAGCGTGTTCGTGGAAGTGCAGACCGCGCCCCAGCAGTTTCAGAAGCGCCTGATCAAGACCGGGCTGTCGGATGGCATCAACGTGGAAGTGCTGTCGGGCCTGAAAAAGGACGACCAGATAAAGGTGCTGGGCCCGCCGGCGGAAGGCGAGAAGAAGGGGTAG
- a CDS encoding DUF3616 domain-containing protein, which translates to MRPQPYTLHFNPKLSLNAAGKHVRDGLSTVLQTGDNLWVSCDERTSIERLRRTGPHEFGQHTCYQLADLLDLPADEAREIDIEGLAEADHYLWLIGSHSLKRKKPDHEHEDVVKQLGKLAKIETDPNRYLLARIPLILNEKTGDYELCKTAPHPTKATETLRAAQLHGSTETNELMDLLADDPHLKPFMKLPGKDNGFDIEGLAATPDGRLFVGLRGPVLRGWAVVLELLPELDKHGRLRLGKIGGEQKYYKKHFLALGGMGLRELRQQGQDLYLLAGPTMDLDGTIAVYCWPNALRQETDSLIGPDKIKRLFDVPHGHGPTAGQDRAEGMGLLDDRHLLFVFDSPSDARKPAAHQVRADAYRLPA; encoded by the coding sequence ATGCGCCCCCAGCCCTACACCCTGCATTTCAACCCCAAGCTCAGCCTCAACGCCGCCGGCAAGCACGTGCGCGACGGCTTGTCCACGGTGCTCCAGACCGGCGACAACCTCTGGGTGAGCTGCGACGAGCGCACCAGCATCGAGCGGCTGCGGCGCACCGGGCCCCACGAGTTCGGGCAGCACACCTGCTACCAGCTCGCCGATCTGCTCGACCTGCCCGCCGACGAAGCCAGGGAAATCGACATTGAGGGCCTCGCCGAGGCCGACCACTACCTCTGGCTTATCGGCTCCCACAGCCTCAAGCGCAAAAAGCCCGACCACGAGCACGAAGACGTGGTCAAGCAGCTGGGCAAGCTGGCCAAAATTGAAACCGACCCCAACCGCTACTTGCTGGCCCGTATTCCGCTGATCTTAAATGAGAAAACTGGCGACTACGAGCTCTGCAAAACAGCGCCGCACCCCACCAAAGCCACCGAAACCCTGCGGGCCGCCCAGCTCCACGGCAGCACCGAAACCAACGAGCTGATGGACCTGCTGGCCGACGACCCGCACCTGAAGCCCTTTATGAAGCTGCCCGGCAAAGACAACGGCTTCGACATCGAGGGCCTGGCCGCTACTCCCGACGGCCGGCTGTTTGTGGGTCTGCGCGGGCCGGTGCTGCGCGGCTGGGCCGTGGTGCTGGAGCTGCTGCCCGAGCTCGACAAGCACGGCCGGCTGCGGCTGGGCAAAATCGGGGGCGAGCAGAAGTACTACAAAAAGCATTTCCTGGCGCTGGGCGGCATGGGCCTGCGCGAGCTGCGCCAGCAGGGCCAAGATCTGTATCTGCTGGCTGGCCCCACCATGGACCTCGACGGCACCATTGCGGTGTACTGCTGGCCCAACGCCCTGCGCCAGGAAACCGACAGCCTGATTGGGCCCGATAAAATCAAACGGCTGTTCGACGTGCCGCACGGCCACGGCCCCACCGCCGGCCAAGACCGGGCCGAGGGCATGGGCCTACTCGACGACCGGCACCTGCTCTTCGTATTCGACAGCCCGAGCGACGCCCGCAAGCCCGCCGCCCACCAGGTGCGGGCCGATGCCTACCGCCTGCCCGCCTAA
- a CDS encoding acyl-CoA thioesterase: MAAKLLQTPETTYRIHFQDCDMLGHLNNARYLDYFLNAREDHTTEHYALNLGQMAQQQGAGWVITKHHIAYLRPANHGETVRIRTQLINFDNSNLVVEMQMLSEDGQRLKSVLWSEMAFVRVATATRTDHTDELMDLLDQLDVEDVSYDPDGFDDRVKRLRKQLKRDRAGSDE; encoded by the coding sequence ATGGCTGCCAAATTGCTCCAAACCCCGGAAACCACCTACCGCATCCATTTTCAGGACTGCGACATGCTGGGCCACCTCAACAACGCCCGCTACCTCGACTATTTCCTCAACGCCCGCGAAGACCACACCACCGAGCACTACGCCCTGAACCTGGGCCAGATGGCGCAGCAGCAGGGCGCCGGCTGGGTGATTACCAAGCACCACATTGCCTACCTGCGCCCCGCCAACCACGGCGAAACCGTGCGCATCCGCACCCAGCTCATCAACTTCGACAACTCCAACCTGGTGGTCGAGATGCAGATGCTCAGCGAGGACGGGCAGCGCCTGAAGTCGGTGCTGTGGTCGGAAATGGCCTTCGTGCGGGTGGCCACCGCCACCCGCACCGACCACACCGACGAGCTGATGGACCTGCTCGACCAGCTCGACGTGGAAGACGTGAGCTACGACCCCGACGGCTTCGACGACCGGGTGAAGCGCCTGCGCAAGCAGCTCAAGCGCGACCGGGCCGGCTCCGACGAGTAA
- a CDS encoding type 1 glutamine amidotransferase domain-containing protein, which produces MSIFGSDKLKGKKIAIVATDGFEQSELESPKKYLEGEGAETHVISLKSGSIKGWDEKDWGNKVDVDKTIDEVSVGDYDALVLPGGQMNPDVLRTEKKVVDFAAEFMRSGKVVAAICHGPWTLIETGLVHGKKMTSWPSLKTDLTNAGAQWEDSEVVVDKGLITSRNPNDLPAFNKKIVEEILEGKHAPRS; this is translated from the coding sequence ATGAGCATCTTTGGCAGTGATAAACTAAAAGGCAAGAAAATAGCCATTGTGGCCACCGACGGTTTCGAGCAGTCGGAGCTGGAGTCGCCCAAAAAATACCTGGAAGGCGAAGGCGCCGAAACCCACGTTATTTCCCTGAAAAGCGGCTCCATCAAGGGCTGGGACGAGAAAGACTGGGGCAATAAAGTCGACGTGGATAAAACCATCGACGAAGTCAGCGTGGGCGACTACGACGCGCTGGTGCTGCCCGGCGGGCAGATGAACCCCGACGTGCTGCGTACCGAAAAGAAGGTGGTAGACTTCGCCGCCGAGTTTATGCGCTCCGGTAAAGTAGTGGCCGCCATCTGCCACGGCCCCTGGACGCTGATTGAAACCGGTCTGGTCCACGGCAAGAAAATGACCAGCTGGCCCAGCCTGAAAACCGACCTCACCAACGCCGGCGCTCAGTGGGAAGACAGTGAAGTAGTAGTCGATAAAGGCCTCATCACCAGTCGCAACCCCAACGACCTGCCGGCCTTCAACAAGAAAATCGTGGAGGAAATTCTGGAGGGCAAGCACGCGCCCCGCTCGTAA
- a CDS encoding GNAT family N-acetyltransferase: MNNQTTAAADIDIIDYAPQYQPDFRRLNEEWITRYFELEPADHITLGDPQTHILDPGGFILLARAQGSIVGTGALLYNPDGNWKLAKMAVTDQMQGRGIGYTLCKAILDRARTMGVKRVELVSNRTLLPALHVYGKLGFREIPLGTVMYKRGDIKMAVDL, translated from the coding sequence ATGAACAACCAGACTACCGCTGCCGCCGATATCGACATCATTGACTACGCGCCCCAGTACCAACCCGACTTCCGCCGCCTCAATGAGGAATGGATAACGCGCTACTTCGAGTTGGAGCCCGCCGACCACATCACGCTGGGCGACCCACAAACGCACATTCTTGACCCCGGCGGCTTTATTCTGCTGGCCCGCGCCCAGGGCTCGATAGTCGGAACCGGTGCCTTGCTTTACAACCCCGACGGCAACTGGAAGCTGGCCAAAATGGCTGTTACCGACCAGATGCAGGGCCGCGGCATTGGCTATACGTTGTGCAAAGCCATTCTGGACCGGGCCCGCACGATGGGCGTCAAGCGCGTCGAGCTGGTATCCAACCGCACCCTGCTGCCTGCCCTGCATGTGTACGGCAAGCTGGGCTTCCGGGAAATTCCCCTGGGAACCGTCATGTACAAGCGCGGCGACATCAAAATGGCCGTCGACTTATAA